The Streptomyces sp. NBC_01268 genome window below encodes:
- a CDS encoding nucleotidyltransferase family protein, whose translation MTGETEEPLVAGLLLAAGGGRRLGGRPKALLTHRGRPLVENAVRVLREGGCEVVHVVLGAAADQVRERAVLPGCVLVDNPDWAEGMGSSLRTGLASLKAAALPVDAALVSLVDQPGIGAAAVARVRAAYRSRDTLAAAAYDGKRGHPVLFGAWRWAGIAAGAVGDQGARDYLMAHRDAITLVDCSDVAEPYDIDTEADLVHLE comes from the coding sequence ATGACTGGTGAGACGGAAGAACCCCTCGTGGCGGGCCTCCTGCTGGCCGCCGGCGGTGGCCGGCGGCTGGGCGGCCGACCCAAGGCCCTGCTCACGCACCGTGGGCGCCCGCTCGTCGAGAACGCGGTGCGGGTGCTGCGCGAGGGCGGCTGCGAGGTGGTGCACGTGGTGCTCGGCGCGGCGGCCGACCAGGTGCGGGAGCGGGCGGTGCTGCCGGGCTGCGTGCTGGTGGACAACCCGGACTGGGCCGAGGGCATGGGGTCCTCGCTGCGGACGGGTCTCGCCTCCCTGAAGGCGGCGGCGCTGCCGGTGGACGCGGCACTGGTGTCACTGGTGGACCAGCCGGGGATCGGGGCGGCCGCGGTGGCCCGGGTGCGGGCCGCGTACCGCTCGCGGGACACCCTGGCGGCGGCCGCGTACGACGGGAAGCGCGGCCATCCGGTGCTGTTCGGCGCCTGGCGCTGGGCGGGGATCGCGGCGGGGGCGGTGGGGGACCAGGGGGCGCGGGACTACCTGATGGCGCACCGGGATGCGATCACGCTCGTGGACTGTTCGGATGTGGCCGAGCCCTATGACATCGACACGGAGGCGGATCTGGTGCACCTGGAGTGA